The following coding sequences lie in one Arabidopsis thaliana chromosome 3, partial sequence genomic window:
- a CDS encoding Pyruvate kinase family protein (Pyruvate kinase family protein; FUNCTIONS IN: pyruvate kinase activity, magnesium ion binding, potassium ion binding, catalytic activity; INVOLVED IN: glycolysis; EXPRESSED IN: stem, leaf, seed; EXPRESSED DURING: E expanded cotyledon stage; CONTAINS InterPro DOMAIN/s: Pyruvate kinase, C-terminal-like (InterPro:IPR015795), Pyruvate kinase, active site (InterPro:IPR018209), Pyruvate kinase, beta-barrel-like (InterPro:IPR011037), Pyruvate kinase, alpha/beta (InterPro:IPR015794), Pyruvate/Phosphoenolpyruvate kinase, catalytic core (InterPro:IPR015813), Pyruvate kinase (InterPro:IPR001697), Pyruvate kinase, barrel (InterPro:IPR015793); BEST Arabidopsis thaliana protein match is: Pyruvate kinase family protein (TAIR:AT3G55650.1); Has 10279 Blast hits to 10169 proteins in 2719 species: Archae - 168; Bacteria - 6088; Metazoa - 548; Fungi - 221; Plants - 541; Viruses - 0; Other Eukaryotes - 2713 (source: NCBI BLink).), whose product MEMLLGGQATNGALRSKTKIVCTLGPASRSVEMIEKLLKAGMNVARFNFSHGSHSYHQETLDNLRTAMDNTGILCAVMLDTKSPVIRTGFLKEGKPIQLKQGQEITISIDYKIQGDSNTISMSYKKLAEDLKPGDVILCSDGTISLNVLSCDKYLGLVRCRCENSALLGERKNVNLPGIVVDLPTLTEKDKEDIMQWGVPNKIDIIALSFVRKGSDLIQVRKLLGEHSKSIMLMSKVENQEGVMNFDKILENSDAFMVARGDLGMEIPIEKMFLAQKTMINKANAHGKPVVTATQMLESMTVSPRPTRAEATDVANAVLDGTDCVMLSGETAAGAHPETAVLTMSRICKEAEDFIDYDILHKKTLGMVSLPLSPIESLAASAVSTARSVFASAIVVLTRGGYTAELVAKYRPSVPILSVIMPEIAECSDSVAHVARRGLIYRGIIPVVGCSARDSTEEMIRLAIGFAKTKGICKTGDSIVALHKIDGSSIVRIVSVE is encoded by the coding sequence ATGGAGATGTTACTTGGTGGACAAGCAACCAATGGAGCTCTTCGTTCAAAGACGAAGATAGTTTGTACTCTTGGACCAGCTTCAAGATCGGTGGAGATGATTGAGAAGCTTCTCAAGGCTGGTATGAACGTAGCCCGGTTCAATTTCTCCCATGGTTCTCACTCTTACCATCAAGAAACTCTCGATAATCTCAGAACCGCCATGGACAACACTGGTATCCTCTGCGCCGTCATGCTCGACACAAAGAGTCCTGTGATACGAACCGGGTTTCTCAAAGAAGGCAAACCGATACAGCTAAAGCAAGGTCAAGAGATCACCATCTCAATTGATTACAAGATACAAGGAGATTCCAACACTATCTCCATGAGCTACAAGAAACTTGCAGAGGATCTCAAACCTGGTGACGTGATCCTTTGTTCAGACGGAACAATCTCTCTAAATGTCTTGTCCTGTGACAAGTATCTCGGTCTTGTTCGTTGCCGATGCGAGAACTCTGCTCTtcttggagaaagaaaaaacgttAATCTTCCTGGAATTGTAGTTGATCTCCCAACACTCACtgagaaagataaagaagatatTATGCAATGGGGAGTTCCGAACAAAATCGACATTATCGCTCTCTCTTTTGTTCGTAAAGGATCTGACCTAATCCAAGTAAGGAAATTACTTGGAGAGCACTCAAAGAGCATCATGCTTATGTCAAAGGTGGAGAATCAAGAAGGAGTAATGAATTTCGATAAGATCCTGGAGAATTCTGATGCTTTCATGGTGGCTAGAGGAGATCTTGGGATGGAGATACCAATCGAAAAGATGTTTCTTGCTCAGAAAACAATGATCAACAAGGCTAATGCTCATGGGAAACCAGTGGTCACAGCCACACAGATGCTTGAATCCATGACAGTCTCTCCTCGCCCGACTAGAGCTGAAGCTACCGACGTAGCAAACGCGGTTCTTGACGGGACAGATTGCGTTATGCTTAGCGGAGAAACTGCTGCTGGAGCTCACCCTGAGACTGCCGTGTTAACAATGTCAAGGATCTGCAAAGAAGCAGAGGATTTCATAGATTACGACATTCTCCACAAGAAAACCCTAGGAATGGTTTCGTTACCGTTATCTCCAATCGAGAGCTTAGCTGCTTCAGCTGTTTCGACTGCGCGGAGTGTTTTCGCGTCCGCGATCGTTGTTCTCACTAGAGGCGGTTACACGGCGGAGCTTGTGGCTAAATACAGGCCAAGCGTTCCGATTCTGTCGGTGATTATGCCAGAGATTGCTGAATGCTCGGACTCGGTAGCTCATGTGGCGAGACGTGGTTTGATTTACCGTGGGATTATTCCGGTGGTGGGATGTTCAGCTAGAGATTCAACGGAGGAGATGATTAGATTAGCTATAGGATTTGCCAAGACGAAGGGAATTTGTAAGACTGGAGATTCCATTGTGGCTTTGCACAAGATTGATGGTTCATCTATTGTCAGGATAGTGAGCGTCGAGTAA
- a CDS encoding Pentatricopeptide repeat (PPR) superfamily protein (Pentatricopeptide repeat (PPR) superfamily protein; INVOLVED IN: biological_process unknown; LOCATED IN: endomembrane system; EXPRESSED IN: 10 plant structures; EXPRESSED DURING: 4 anthesis, F mature embryo stage, petal differentiation and expansion stage, E expanded cotyledon stage, D bilateral stage; CONTAINS InterPro DOMAIN/s: Pentatricopeptide repeat (InterPro:IPR002885); BEST Arabidopsis thaliana protein match is: Pentatricopeptide repeat (PPR) superfamily protein (TAIR:AT4G13650.1); Has 41202 Blast hits to 13044 proteins in 247 species: Archae - 0; Bacteria - 0; Metazoa - 129; Fungi - 58; Plants - 40527; Viruses - 0; Other Eukaryotes - 488 (source: NCBI BLink).), giving the protein MKALLASLLESSLNSFQKLSLTHCYAIKCGSISDIYVSNRILDSYIKFGFLGYANMLFDEMPKRDSVSWNTMISGYTSCGKLEDAWCLFTCMKRSGSDVDGYSFSRLLKGIASVKRFDLGEQVHGLVIKGGYECNVYVGSSLVDMYAKCERVEDAFEAFKEISEPNSVSWNALIAGFVQVRDIKTAFWLLGLMEMKAAVTMDAGTFAPLLTLLDDPMFCNLLKQVHAKVLKLGLQHEITICNAMISSYADCGSVSDAKRVFDGLGGSKDLISWNSMIAGFSKHELKESAFELFIQMQRHWVETDIYTYTGLLSACSGEEHQIFGKSLHGMVIKKGLEQVTSATNALISMYIQFPTGTMEDALSLFESLKSKDLISWNSIITGFAQKGLSEDAVKFFSYLRSSEIKVDDYAFSALLRSCSDLATLQLGQQIHALATKSGFVSNEFVISSLIVMYSKCGIIESARKCFQQISSKHSTVAWNAMILGYAQHGLGQVSLDLFSQMCNQNVKLDHVTFTAILTACSHTGLIQEGLELLNLMEPVYKIQPRMEHYAAAVDLLGRAGLVNKAKELIESMPLNPDPMVLKTFLGVCRACGEIEMATQVANHLLEIEPEDHFTYVSLSHMYSDLKKWEEKASVKKMMKERGVKKVPGWSWIEIRNQVKAFNAEDRSNPLCQDIYMMIKDLTQEMQWLDSDNGVDADSLHA; this is encoded by the coding sequence ATGAAAGCGTTGTTAGCCTCTCTACTAGAGAGCTCTTTAAACTCTTTCCAAAAGCTTTCACTCACTCACTGTTACGCTATTAAATGTGGTTCCATCTCAGATATATACGTATCCAATCGAATTTTGGattcttatataaaatttggCTTCTTGGGTTATGCCAATATgttgttcgatgaaatgcctaAGAGAGATTCCGTGTCTTGGAACACAATGATTTCTGGGTACACAAGCTGTGGGAAATTGGAGGATGCATGGTGTTTATTTACATGTATGAAGAGATCTGGATCTGATGTTGATGGGTATAGTTTTAGTAGGTTGTTGAAAGGGATTGCTTCTGTGAAAAGGTTCGATCTTGGAGAGCAAGTGCATGGTTTGGTTATAAAGGGAGGTTATGAGTGTAATGTGTATGTTGGAAGTTCGCTTGTTGATATGTATGCGAAATGTGAAAGAGTTGAAGATGCTTTTGAGGCTTTTAAGGAGATTTCAGAGCCTAACTCTGTTTCATGGAATGCTTTGATTGCTGGATTTGTGCAAGTGCGAGATATCAAGACTGCTTTTTGGTTGTTGGGTTTGATGGAGATGAAAGCTGCTGTGACTATGGATGCTGGCACTTTCGCTCCACTTCTTACTTTGCTTGATGATCCTATGTTTTGTAACTTGTTAAAGCAAGTTCATGCTAAGGTTTTGAAACTCGGGCTTCAACACGAGATCACTATATGCAATGCGATGATCAGCTCTTATGCAGATTGTGGGTCAGTATCAGATGCAAAGAGAGTTTTTGATGGCTTGGGTGGCTCAAAAGACTTGATTTCGTGGAATTCGATGATTGCAGGTTTCTCTAAACATGAGCTAAAGGAATCTGCTTTTGAACTGTTTATTCAAATGCAAAGACATTGGGTCGAAACCGACATTTATACTTACACCGGCTTGTTAAGCGCTTGCTCTGGCGAAGAACATCAAATTTTTGGGAAGTCTTTGCATGGTATGGTAATAAAGAAGGGATTGGAACAAGTAACTTCTGCAACAAATGCATTGATCTCTATGTATATTCAGTTTCCTACAGGCACCATGGAAGATGCTCTGTCTCTATTTGAATCCTTAAAATCTAAGGATCTTATCTCTTGGAATTCGATCATTACAGGGTTCGCCCAGAAGGGTCTCAGCGAGGATGCGGTAAAGTTCTTTAGCTACTTAAGATCCTCAGAGATAAAAGTCGACGATTACGCCTTCTCTGCACTTCTCAGATCATGCTCGGACCTAGCAACACTCCAATTAGGTCAGCAGATCCACGCGCTCGCCACTAAATCAGGCTTCGTATCAAACGAGTTTGTAATCAGTTCTCTGATCGTGATGTACTCAAAATGTGGCATAATCGAGAGTGCACGAAAATGCTTCCAACAGATTTCCTCCAAACACAGCACAGTAGCTTGGAACGCAATGATTCTTGGATACGCTCAACATGGTTTAGGCCAAGTCTCTCTTGATCTCTTCTCCCAAATGTGTAACCAAAACGTGAAGCTAGACCATGTAACCTTCACAGCAATCCTTACAGCTTGTAGCCACACCGGTTTAATACAAGAGGGACTCGAGTTGCTTAATTTAATGGAACCGGTTTACAAAATCCAACCTCGAATGGAACATTACGCAGCTGCAGTTGATCTCTTAGGCAGAGCAGGGCTCGTGAACAAAGCGAAAGAGTTAATCGAATCAATGCCGTTGAATCCTGATCCAATGGTATTGAAAACTTTCCTTGGAGTTTGCAGGGCTTGTGGAGAGATCGAAATGGCTACTCAAGTGGCTAACCATTTGCTAGAGATTGAACCAGAAGATCATTTTACGTATGTTTCGTTGTCTCATATGTATAGTGATCTCAAGAAATGGGAAGAGAAAGCAagtgtgaagaagatgatgaaggagaGAGGTGTAAAGAAAGTTCCAGGTTGGAGCTGGATTGAGATTAGAAATCAAGTTAAGGCCTTTAATGCTGAAGATCGATCAAATCCTCTTTgtcaagatatatatatgatgattaaAGACTTGACTCAGGAAATGCAGTGGCTTGATTCTGATAATGGGGTTGATGCAGATTCACTTCATGCTTAA